The proteins below come from a single Solea solea chromosome 6, fSolSol10.1, whole genome shotgun sequence genomic window:
- the hyal2b gene encoding hyaluronidase-2 — protein MEAVFHSLLTTAGQLPCFLLTLFALWTVLCSADIKQTRWPLYSQKPVVLAWNAPTQECAPWHHVTLSLDQFDIVASPNEGFVRQNLTIFYKERLGLYPFYERDGTAVNGGLPQLASLTQHHKKMPGDVQKYIREPQAKGLAVIDWEEWRPLWIRNWDIKDVYRKKSCEMVAKKNPKWTQEQVARVSQQEFELSARKFMLETLKHAKNLRPNQLWGFYLFPDCYNHDYKSGLKNYTGRCPHVEMERNDQLNWLWMECTAFFPSIYIGSALRSSKYGRLFVRNRVKEAMRLASVGDGLANPVFVYTRPTYMNEMTLLSEMDLVSTIGESVALGAAGVIFWGDTSYGSNSDSCSVLNKYLQGPLGRYLLNVSTAAEQCSQLMCKSHGRCLRKVSDKEVYLHLSPSTQSITSQGGLLKVTGVPGQAELTLYHTHFQCQCYHGYRGEACAQKERGQNRASSVFGTWPLCFLLPLGLLTLLH, from the exons ATGGAGGCTGTATTTCATTCTCTCCTCACCACAGCTGGGCAGCTGCCATGTTTTCTCCTGACTCTGTTTGCACTGTGGACAGTCCTGTGTTCAGCAGACATAAAGCAGACAAGATGGCCATTATACTCCCAGAAGCCAGTTGTTCTTGCCTGGAATGCCCCAACACAGGAGTGTGCTCCATGGCATCATGTAACTTTGTCTCTGGACCAGTTTGACATTGTGGCATCCCCCAATGAGGGCTTTGTGCGTCAGAATCTCACCATTTTCTATAAGGAGCGCCTTGGCTTGTATCCTTTTTATGAGCGCGATGGCACTGCAGTGAATGGAGGCCTTCCACAGCTTGCCAGTCTCACTCAGCACCATAAAAAGATGCCTGGCGATGTTCAGAAATACATACGTGAGCCACAGGCAAAAGGTTTGGCTGTTATCGACTGGGAGGAGTGGCGCCCACTATGGATCCGAAATTGGGACATTAAAGATGTCTATCGTAAAAAGTCTTGTGAAATGGTGGCCAAAAAGAATCCTAAGTGGACCCAAGAACAAGTGGCAAGGGTTTCACAGCAGGAATTTGAGCTATCGGCTCGCAAATTCATGCTGGAAACTCTTAAACACGCCAAGAATTTGAGGCCCAATCAATTGTGGGGATTCTACCTCTTTCCAGATTGTTACAACCACGACTACAAAAGTGGCCTGAAGAACTACACAGGCCgctgccctcatgtggagatGGAACGCAATGATCAACTGAACTGGTTGTGGATGGAATGCACAGCATTCTTCCCGTCTATATACATTGGTTCTGCACTGCGCTCTTCAAAGTATGGACGTCTCTTTGTCCGAAACAGGGTGAAGGAGGCAATGCGCCTGGCGTCTGTTGGGGATGGCTTAGCAAaccctgtttttgtttatacCCGACCCACTTATATGAATGAAATGACACTCCTAAGTGAG ATGGATCTGGTCTCTACCATCGGCGAGAGTGTTGCTCTTGGAGCTGCAGGCGTGATCTTCTGGGGGGACACATCCTATGGAAGCAACAGT GACAGCTGCTCCGTCCTAAATAAGTACCTTCAGGGACCGCTGGGCCGGTACCTGCTCAATGTgtccacagcagcagagcagtgcaGTCAATTAATGTGTAAATCCCACGGCCGCTGTCTTCGCAAAGTATCAGACAAGGAAGTGTACCTGCACCTCAGCCCCTCGACACAGAGCATCACCAGTCAGGGTGGCCTGTTGAAGGTTACAGGAGTGCCTGGCCAAGCTGAGCTCACACTCTACCACACACACTTCCAGTGCCAATGCTACCATGGGTACAGGGGTGAGGCTTGTGCTCAGAAAGAAAGAGGGCAGAATAGAGCCTCCTCTGTCTTCGGGACCTGGCCCCTTTGCTTTTTACTTCCACTAGGACTCCTCACTCTGCTACACTGA
- the abhd14a gene encoding protein ABHD14A, with amino-acid sequence MNFLRNRLVVLALVLLATLLLYLLLPSIRQGSMEPSIEAQKLSLMATSPPLPNVNVSVRTGQLPGDPPLFFREALPIDGAGRQIVPRLQVVLLHGQAFTSKTWEELGTMALLAANGYQALAMDLPGYGQSPNSEALNTDQSRVDLLSRFMEALGVRAPVLLSPSMSGQYSLPFFMKNNAQLHGFIPIAPVGTRSYTQQQYQSIQTPTLIVFGALDTNLGAQSHKNLMQLPHYTVLKLEEARHACYMDKPREFHQGLMDFLSKLK; translated from the exons ATGAATTTCTTGCGTAATCGTCTTGTTGTTCTGGCCCTGGTGTTGTTGGCCACGTTGCTGCTGTACCTGCTGCTGCCGTCCATCCGTCAGGGCAGCATGGAGCCGTCCATTGAAGCTCAAAAGTTGAGCCTGATGgccacttctcctcctcttccgaATGTCAACGTGTCCGTTCGCACCGGACAGCTGCCTGGAGACCCACCACTGTTCTTCCGAGAGGCTTTGCCCATTGACGGTGCTGGACGACAGATAGTGCCGAG GCTGCAAGTGGTGCTTCTTCACGGCCAGGCCTTCACATCCAAAACCTGGGAAGAACTCGGCACAATGGCCCTGCTGGCAGCTAATGGTTATCAGGCCCTGGCCATGGACCTGCCAG GGTATGGACAATCCCCAAACTCCGAGGCTCTAAATACGGACCAGAGTCGAGTGGACCTTCTGTCAAGGTTCATGGAGGCTTTGGGCGTCAGGGCGCCTGtgcttttgagcccctccatgAGTGGACAATATTCCCTCCCCTTTTTCATGAAGAACAATGCGCAGCTACATGGCTTCATTCCCATCGCACCAGTCGGTACCAGAAGTTACACTCAGCAGCAGTACCAAAGTATCCAG ACTCCCACTCTGATTGTGTTTGGAGCCCTGGATACAAATCTGGGTGCCCAGTCCCACAAGAACCTCATGCAACTTCCACACTACACTGTGCTCAAGCTAGAAGAAGCCCGTCATGCCTGCTACATGGATAAACCCAGAGAGTTTCACCAGGGCTTGATGGACTTCCTCAGCAAGCTGAAATGA
- the LOC131460289 gene encoding aminoacylase-1A-like has translation MLPDKDGPALGGGQRSFPGGEDSSVSLFREYLRLKTVHPRPDYDAALRFLDRIAEELELPLTKIEVCPGRVVSIMTWEGMNPRLKSILLNSHTDVVPVFQEHWKYDAFSAFKDAEGNIYARGSQDMKCVTIQYIQAVRRLKAEGRKLMRNVHLMFVPDEEVGGHKGMETFVKHPEFKKLNIGFALDEGLANTSEAFTVFYGERNPWWITVHCPGSPGHGSRFVENTAAEKLRHVMNSFLDFREKEKHRLNTSECFTLGDVTTVNMTMVNGGVAYNVIPAEMDVSFDLRIPPTVNLQEFEGQIRQWCKEAGEDVTYKFAQKHMNQNITSTEENDPWWRAFSAACKSMNLTLEKEIFPAATDSRFIRAVGIPAIGFSPMNQTPILLHDHNEYLNEQVFLRGISIYERLIPALAGVPASPDEA, from the exons ATGTTGCCTGACAAAGATGGCCCGGCTctgggaggaggacagaggagttTTCCCGGAGGAGAGGATTCTTCTGTGAGTCTGTTCAGAGAATATCTCCGTCTGAAAACTGTCCACCCACGGCCTGACTATG ATGCTGCTCTAAGGTTCCTGGACAGGATAGCAGAAGAGCTTGAGCTGCCTTTGACAAAGATTGAG GTTTGTCCGGGCAGAGTCGTGTCCATCATGACATGGGAGGGGATGAACCCGCGCTTGAAATCGATCCTACTCAATTCCCACACAGATGTTGTACCTGTCTTCCAG GAACATTGGAAATACGATGCTTTCAGTGCTTTCAAAGATGCAGAGGGCAACATTTATGCCCGGGGATCACAGGACATGAAATGTGTGACTATACA GTACATTCAGGCAGTCAGAAGACTAAAGGCAGAGGGGCGGAAACTGATGCGAAATGTCCACTTAATGTTTGTTCCTG ATGAAGAAGTTGGAGGTCATAAGGGTATGGAAACATTCGTGAAGCATCCGGAGTtcaaaaaattaaacattggcTTTGCCCTCGATGAAG GTCTGGCAAACACCAGTGAGGCGTTCACTGTGTTTTATGGAGAAAGGAATCCCTGGT GGATCACAGTCCACTGCCCGGGTAGTCCAGGTCACGGGTCACGGTTTGTGGAGAACACTGCTGCTGAGAAACTG CGCCACGTCATGAACTCATTCCTAGACttcagagagaaggagaaacatAG GCTGAATACCAGCGAGTGTTTCACGCTCGGCGATGTCACTACGGTTAATATGACGATGGTCAACGGTGGCGTGGCCTACAACGTCATCCCAGCCGAGATGGACGTCAGCTTTGACCTCAGAATACCGCCCACTGTAAATCTACAG GAGTTTGAAGGGCAGATCCGACAGTGGTGTAAGGAGGCAGGCGAGGACGTCACTTACAAATTTGCTCAG AAACACATGAACCAGAACATAACATCCACAGAGGAGAATGATCCCTGGTGGAGAGCCTTCAGTGCAGCCTGCAAGTCAAT GAATTTGACTCTGGAAAAAGAGATATTTCCAGCCGCCACAGACAGTCGTTTTATTCGAGCG GTGGGTATACCTGCGATTGGTTTTTCGCCCATGAACCAGACACCGATCCTGCTGCACGATCACAACGAGTATCTGAACGAGCAAGTCTTCCTGAGAGGCATCAGCATATACGAGAGGCTCATCCCAGCTCTCGCCGGTGTCCCCGCCTCTCCCGACGAGGCTTAG